Proteins encoded together in one Thermococcus sp. EP1 window:
- a CDS encoding COG2426 family protein — MNNLIEIFLLSLIPTFEGRYAIVYGIGRGYSIPGTLIMASLGILVLSLVLPIALPFIDWVMLKLEGTSLRKFAELYLRYVGRVRRKAHPYVERWGFLGLVVFVAIPLPGTGVWTGSLAAYLFGIEKREAIPALVIGGLLSILITLIPSLGVVKIF; from the coding sequence GTGAACAATTTAATTGAGATATTTTTGCTCTCTTTGATACCAACATTTGAGGGAAGATATGCAATAGTTTATGGCATTGGTAGGGGCTATTCTATTCCTGGCACTTTGATAATGGCATCTCTTGGGATTTTAGTTCTTTCTCTTGTACTCCCCATTGCACTTCCGTTTATAGATTGGGTTATGCTTAAGCTTGAGGGTACCTCTTTGAGGAAATTTGCGGAGCTCTATTTGAGGTATGTAGGGCGAGTAAGGAGAAAAGCCCATCCCTATGTGGAGAGATGGGGCTTTTTGGGCCTTGTAGTATTTGTGGCAATCCCTCTTCCTGGAACAGGAGTATGGACAGGGAGCCTAGCGGCATATCTGTTTGGAATAGAAAAAAGAGAAGCAATCCCTGCTTTGGTAATTGGTGGGCTTTTGAGCATCTTAATAACCTTAATTCCAAGCTTAGGTGTAGTAAAAATATTTTAA
- a CDS encoding TldD/PmbA family protein — protein MFEVNELILKRAKELGFGDVVVLSYEQSRRQVRFANNEITVAKNWHTQKVELFVEYQKRLASTTLTALDESTIDKALQTLLKSVKNLAPKEDYYGIAEGPFKYKDIPGTFDKAIVELDEPNEYVEVAINAALEEGAKRVAGVLYTDHNKLYLSTSNGIEAFDEGTGIEISVRAFIGDEESGHGTNSVRILKKFDPESAGRKAGEIAKLATNPIQGEAGTFDVIFDPLAFANLLSYMSFMTSAFAVEAGFSFLVGKLGQKVANEKVSIKDVGDMPNAYGTRKFDDEGVPTRETKIIENGILKTYLLNTSFARKYKTETTANAGLLMPQAWNIYLEPGDYSKDEIFGEVKHGIYITNVWYTRFQNYVTGDFSTIPRDGAFLIENGEITKPIRNIRVSDNFQHILENIAALGKDLYHVHWWEVATPVFTPYVLVKNVGITKATK, from the coding sequence ATGTTCGAAGTTAACGAATTAATCTTAAAAAGAGCAAAAGAACTCGGATTTGGAGATGTAGTGGTTTTATCATATGAACAAAGCAGAAGACAGGTGAGATTTGCCAACAATGAAATAACAGTTGCAAAGAACTGGCATACTCAAAAGGTTGAACTCTTCGTCGAGTATCAAAAAAGATTGGCATCCACCACTTTAACTGCTTTAGATGAGTCCACGATAGATAAAGCTCTCCAGACTCTTCTGAAGAGTGTTAAAAATCTAGCACCTAAAGAAGACTACTATGGTATAGCAGAGGGGCCATTTAAGTATAAAGACATTCCTGGAACTTTTGATAAAGCTATAGTCGAACTAGATGAACCAAATGAGTATGTAGAGGTTGCCATTAATGCTGCCCTTGAAGAAGGTGCCAAAAGGGTTGCAGGAGTACTTTACACTGATCACAACAAGCTCTATCTGAGCACCAGTAATGGAATAGAAGCATTTGACGAAGGAACCGGGATAGAGATAAGTGTTAGGGCATTCATAGGCGACGAAGAAAGCGGGCATGGGACAAACTCCGTAAGAATTCTCAAGAAGTTTGACCCAGAAAGTGCTGGAAGAAAAGCAGGAGAAATAGCCAAACTTGCTACCAATCCAATACAAGGCGAAGCAGGAACTTTTGACGTTATTTTTGACCCATTGGCCTTTGCTAACCTTCTCAGCTATATGAGCTTCATGACCTCCGCATTTGCCGTTGAAGCTGGTTTTAGCTTCTTAGTGGGCAAGTTGGGACAAAAAGTTGCAAATGAGAAAGTCAGTATCAAAGATGTCGGAGACATGCCAAATGCTTACGGAACGAGAAAATTCGATGATGAGGGGGTTCCCACAAGAGAAACAAAGATAATCGAGAATGGGATCTTAAAAACGTATCTCCTAAATACAAGCTTTGCAAGAAAGTACAAGACCGAGACTACAGCAAATGCTGGTTTACTAATGCCCCAAGCATGGAATATTTATCTTGAACCAGGAGACTACTCAAAAGATGAAATATTTGGCGAAGTTAAGCACGGTATCTACATTACTAATGTGTGGTACACAAGATTCCAGAACTATGTTACAGGTGATTTCTCTACGATACCAAGAGATGGAGCATTTTTAATCGAGAATGGGGAGATAACTAAGCCCATAAGAAACATAAGGGTAAGTGACAACTTCCAGCATATATTGGAGAACATTGCAGCATTAGGAAAAGATCTCTATCATGTCCACTGGTGGGAAGTTGCTACTCCCGTGTTTACACCCTATGTTCTCGTGAAAAACGTAGGAATAACGAAAGCAACAAAATAA
- a CDS encoding C69 family dipeptidase, with protein MCDILVATPKVTRDNIMLFAKNSDRDPNEAQILEYIPRQKHESEMVRLTYLEFPQVRETYAVILSRPWWIWGAEMGVNEFGLAIGNTAVFTKEQLSEKGILGMDMIRLALERTKTSKEALNFIIEIIENYGQGGSGSYEHKMVYSNSFIIADTKEAWVLETAGKNWVAKRIEDVYSISNALTIEDEWDLASDSVEKLSKKGNFNFARHFSDRFYTHFAYGRKRRAFTYQKLKERKGEITLEYIMEILRSHNVEPYSPEKGSMRDICMHYGGLTRPSQTASSQISELREDLSIHWFTGASNPCLSIFKPVVFEGGLPDLGEAPNNRYNPKNYWWRMERFHRIFQTNYRAYISEFAKEGDELQRTIIEKAKQLEGSTENLEELTRWAFEEEIKLVERWEKQITPGKFPFFYGMRWKKVNKKAGLRQDF; from the coding sequence ATGTGTGATATTCTCGTTGCGACCCCTAAAGTGACTAGAGATAATATAATGCTGTTTGCTAAGAACAGTGATAGAGATCCAAATGAGGCTCAGATTTTGGAATACATTCCAAGGCAAAAGCACGAAAGTGAAATGGTAAGACTAACTTATCTTGAGTTCCCTCAGGTTAGAGAGACTTATGCAGTGATTCTCTCTCGACCTTGGTGGATTTGGGGAGCTGAAATGGGAGTGAATGAGTTTGGTTTAGCTATAGGCAATACAGCAGTTTTTACAAAAGAACAACTCTCAGAAAAAGGGATTCTGGGAATGGATATGATAAGACTTGCACTTGAGAGAACAAAAACCTCTAAAGAAGCTCTTAATTTTATAATTGAGATAATTGAGAATTATGGTCAGGGAGGGAGTGGGAGTTACGAACATAAGATGGTATACAGCAACTCTTTCATAATTGCAGATACGAAAGAAGCTTGGGTTCTTGAAACTGCTGGCAAAAATTGGGTTGCAAAGAGAATTGAGGATGTTTACTCTATTTCAAATGCCCTAACGATTGAAGACGAGTGGGATCTAGCATCTGACAGCGTTGAAAAACTCTCAAAAAAGGGTAACTTCAACTTTGCCCGCCATTTTTCCGATAGGTTCTATACTCATTTTGCCTACGGAAGGAAGAGAAGAGCTTTCACATATCAAAAACTCAAGGAAAGAAAGGGAGAAATAACACTTGAATATATAATGGAAATCTTGAGATCACACAATGTTGAGCCATACTCCCCCGAAAAGGGCTCTATGAGAGATATATGCATGCATTATGGGGGTCTAACACGGCCCTCTCAAACCGCATCATCTCAGATTTCAGAGCTTAGGGAAGATTTAAGCATTCACTGGTTTACAGGAGCGTCTAATCCATGTTTAAGCATATTCAAGCCAGTCGTCTTTGAAGGAGGGCTTCCAGATTTGGGAGAGGCTCCCAATAATAGGTATAATCCCAAAAATTACTGGTGGCGCATGGAGAGATTTCATAGAATATTTCAGACCAATTATCGGGCTTATATAAGTGAATTTGCCAAAGAGGGGGATGAACTGCAGAGAACAATAATAGAAAAGGCGAAGCAACTTGAAGGAAGCACTGAGAACTTGGAAGAATTAACAAGGTGGGCATTTGAAGAAGAGATAAAGCTTGTAGAAAGATGGGAAAAGCAGATCACCCCAGGCAAGTTTCCTTTCTTCTATGGTATGAGGTGGAAAAAAGTTAACAAGAAAGCGGGTTTAAGACAAGATTTTTAA